A genomic window from Lotus japonicus ecotype B-129 chromosome 1, LjGifu_v1.2 includes:
- the LOC130731557 gene encoding B3 domain-containing transcription factor VRN1-like isoform X2, translating into MSRPSFHKLVLPSTLQSKQLRVPDNFLRKYGGQLSTIATLTVPDGNVWRVGLKKADNRIWFVDGWQEFVQRYTIGVGYFLVFLYEGNSSFIVHIFNMSTSEVNYQSAVRSHNEGPIITNYHHIFDDMEDTDSLEFMDSSPSNLTPSALQNKVLGHLTPGKNQSPAPGKRVSKTVKRKRKSEPKTVDGQEPSAENEEEEEMRYRFYESASARKRATVTAEERERAVNEAKAFEPANPFCRVVLRPSYLYRGCIMYLPSCFAEMNLNGVSGFIKLQVADGRQWPVRCLYRGGRAKLSQGWFDFTLENNLGEGDVCVFELLRTRDVVLQVTLFRLSQEVGLLEAPPMQQPSPNVSHNQNG; encoded by the exons ATGTCACGCCCTAGTTTCCACAAGCTTGTTCTACCCTCAACCCTTCAATCCAAACAACTGAGGGTTCCGGACAATTTTCTGAGGAAATATGGCGGCCAGCTTTCGACAATTGCTACCCTCACTGTTCCTGATGGTAATGTTTGGCGTGTAGGGTTAAAGAAGGCCGACAACAGAATTTGGTTTGTTGATGGTTGGCAAGAATTTGTTCAACGCTACACCATTGGCGTTGGATACTTTTTAGTATTCTTGTATGAAGGGAATTCATCTTTCATTGTTCATATTTTTAATATGAGCACTTCTGAGGTGAATTATCAATCTGCAGTGAGAAGCCATAATGAAGGGCCTATCATTACGAATTATCATCATATATTTGACGACATGGAAGATACAGACTCCTTAGAATTCATGGATTCTTCACCTTCAAACCTTACTCCTAGTGCATTGCAAAACAAGGTTCTTGGTCACCTGACACCTGGGAAGAATCAATCTCCTGCACCTGGGAAGA GGGTTAGCAAAACTGTGAAAAGGAAGAGGAAGTCTGAACCAAAAACTGTAGATGGTCAGGAACCCTCTGCtgaaaatgaagaggaggaagaaatgCGCTATAGGTTTTATGAAAGTGCTTCTGCTAGAAAGAGAGCCACCGTAACTGCGGAGGAAAGAGAGAGGGCAGTTAATGAAGCGAAAGCATTTGAACCAGCTAATCCTTTCTGTCGAGTTGTCCTGCGACCCTCCTATTTATATAGGGGATGCATAATGTATTTGCCTTCCTGCTTTGCAGAAATGAATTTGAATGGGGTTTCGGGATTCATCAAACTTCAAGTTGCCGATGGGAGACAGTGGCCAGTTCGCTGCCTATATAGAGGAGGTCGAGCAAAGTTAAGTCAGGGTTGGTTTGACTTCACCTTAGAGAACAATTTAGGCGAAGGGGATGTATGTGTGTTTGAGCTGCTTAGAACGAGGGATGTAGTGCTGCAAGTTACTTTATTTCGTTTAAGCCAAGAAGTGGGGTTGTTAGAGGCTCCTCCTATGCAGCAGCCGAGTCCAAATGTGAGCCACAACCAAAATGGTTAG
- the LOC130731557 gene encoding B3 domain-containing transcription factor VRN1-like isoform X1 gives MSRPSFHKLVLPSTLQSKQLRVPDNFLRKYGGQLSTIATLTVPDGNVWRVGLKKADNRIWFVDGWQEFVQRYTIGVGYFLVFLYEGNSSFIVHIFNMSTSEVNYQSAVRSHNEGPIITNYHHIFDDMEDTDSLEFMDSSPSNLTPSALQNKVLGHLTPGKNQSPAPGKSAFPSKDVGVQFNSQGNHSTRDIGVQFNVVEFKRSFEELKLRYPNNGEGVSKTVKRKRKSEPKTVDGQEPSAENEEEEEMRYRFYESASARKRATVTAEERERAVNEAKAFEPANPFCRVVLRPSYLYRGCIMYLPSCFAEMNLNGVSGFIKLQVADGRQWPVRCLYRGGRAKLSQGWFDFTLENNLGEGDVCVFELLRTRDVVLQVTLFRLSQEVGLLEAPPMQQPSPNVSHNQNG, from the coding sequence ATGTCACGCCCTAGTTTCCACAAGCTTGTTCTACCCTCAACCCTTCAATCCAAACAACTGAGGGTTCCGGACAATTTTCTGAGGAAATATGGCGGCCAGCTTTCGACAATTGCTACCCTCACTGTTCCTGATGGTAATGTTTGGCGTGTAGGGTTAAAGAAGGCCGACAACAGAATTTGGTTTGTTGATGGTTGGCAAGAATTTGTTCAACGCTACACCATTGGCGTTGGATACTTTTTAGTATTCTTGTATGAAGGGAATTCATCTTTCATTGTTCATATTTTTAATATGAGCACTTCTGAGGTGAATTATCAATCTGCAGTGAGAAGCCATAATGAAGGGCCTATCATTACGAATTATCATCATATATTTGACGACATGGAAGATACAGACTCCTTAGAATTCATGGATTCTTCACCTTCAAACCTTACTCCTAGTGCATTGCAAAACAAGGTTCTTGGTCACCTGACACCTGGGAAGAATCAATCTCCTGCACCTGGGAAGAGTGCCTTTCCTTCAAAGGATGTAGGTGTTCAGTTTAATTCACAGGGCAATCACTCAACCAGAGATATAGGTGTTCAGTTTAATGTTGTTGAATTTAAAaggtcttttgaagaattgaAATTGCGTTATCCTAACAATGGGGAAGGGGTTAGCAAAACTGTGAAAAGGAAGAGGAAGTCTGAACCAAAAACTGTAGATGGTCAGGAACCCTCTGCtgaaaatgaagaggaggaagaaatgCGCTATAGGTTTTATGAAAGTGCTTCTGCTAGAAAGAGAGCCACCGTAACTGCGGAGGAAAGAGAGAGGGCAGTTAATGAAGCGAAAGCATTTGAACCAGCTAATCCTTTCTGTCGAGTTGTCCTGCGACCCTCCTATTTATATAGGGGATGCATAATGTATTTGCCTTCCTGCTTTGCAGAAATGAATTTGAATGGGGTTTCGGGATTCATCAAACTTCAAGTTGCCGATGGGAGACAGTGGCCAGTTCGCTGCCTATATAGAGGAGGTCGAGCAAAGTTAAGTCAGGGTTGGTTTGACTTCACCTTAGAGAACAATTTAGGCGAAGGGGATGTATGTGTGTTTGAGCTGCTTAGAACGAGGGATGTAGTGCTGCAAGTTACTTTATTTCGTTTAAGCCAAGAAGTGGGGTTGTTAGAGGCTCCTCCTATGCAGCAGCCGAGTCCAAATGTGAGCCACAACCAAAATGGTTAG